TTTTTTTAAAAAAAATAGCTTTCTATGACTTTTCTACTTTCACCCAAGTTATACTCCATCTGTTTTATACTAAGACTGTTTTAGTTTTTAAAATTTATTTCATTATAATTATTGTTTTATATTTTCAATGAAAATATTAATTATTTTTTCAATTTTACTTGTATTATCTTAACTCATTTATTAACATAGTCAAACAAAATAATGTATTATTTAGACACACACAAAAATTAATATGTATGAAATATTTTTAAACATCATCACTTAATATGAAACAGATACAACACTTAATCTGAAACAAATGAAATATAATATTTCTCTGATTTTCGATCTAACAAAATCAAACCAAATAATGTATTATTTAGACACACAAGAAAATTAATAAGTATGATTTTTTTTTAAACATCATCACTTAATATGAAACAGATACAACACTTAATCTGAAACATATGGAATAATATTTCTCTGTTTTCGATCCCCGGTTTACTTTTGTCTCATATTTTTTCCTCTTTGTTGATTATTCGTCTTAAGACTCTTAACTAAGCCAACAAAAAAATCATTCTATTTTCTCAAAAAAAAAATATAATATCTTTTCTCATTTATTCTTACTCAAATTATAACGTTACAAGGAAAACAAAAATAATTGGCGGTCATAGATTCGAGTAGTAGTAATGTAATAACCAATGGGTAATAACTAGTTATTTTAATTTGCTTGCTTATGAATTTCGTTAGATTCAAGGCCAATTCAGCTGCTCCCATTCCCAGATTGGTTCAGTTAAACCATCCACCATGTCTGTGTCCACAGAGAGATCAACATGTTCTCCTCCTGACATGGAAATTTCTGGTGACGTTCCCACAATAAATGATGTCTCAGCAACTGCAGCATCATTTGTAAGCATTATCCCTGTCTGAAGAACTCCCACTGGGCGTCTATCAAAAGCTCTTGAGCTTCCTGATGTTATGTAGACACGACATAAACTGAATTCATGTCTCAACTACATTTAAAAAAGAAATATTAATGAGTTTCTAACACTTTGTATCAAGAATCGTATTAAAAAAAACTTTATACATGCAACCTTAGGGATTGTGGAAACGTTGTCTCTATCGTCAAGGGCTTTGTACTCATTCATCTTCCATTTTGTTTTTCCTCCTGTTGGTGCTTTTCCGGTGTAGAAAACCATAGTTTTCTTGACTCCAATCATTCTGTTATCCTTGGAAAAGACTGGACCAGGTGATCCAGTTGCTTTCCAATACCCAGAACCAGTGGTTCTGCTCGGCCTGCCTCCTCTTGCTTCGCGCTCTTGTCTTGGCACAAAGAAGAACCATTGCTCAGCATCTCCTCGACATCTCTCTCCCGCAAGATCTGCAAACCCCCACAAAGAGGGTACGTTCCACAGACCACACACACAATCATTATCACGAGTTTTTATTATTTATATTCCATAGGATGTTCAATCATAATAAATCAAATATATCTGAATTAAACAGTACGTAAGACCGCGGTGACAAAAAAAAAAACAGTACGTAGAACCTTAATCTAAAAACCAAACAGCGTACTCTTACCATTACGATTAATGATTTTTTATTTATCTCATATCTGAACCCGGAAAAATACACACAGAAGGAACCTTGGTTTACTTTGAAAACTAAAGATATATTTAACCAAAAACTATTTTTCTGAAACAAGAAAACTGAGTAGCCTGAACCGAAGAATGGCAAATATATATACAACACTAAAATAAAGAAGTCTACGTGCTACAAAACCTAACTTGTTTTATGCCGTTATGACTCAAGAAGTAATATTACGCCATAATGGAGGTTGAAGCTACATTTTCTAGTGAGGGTAGCGTACCTGGAAGATGACTAGGTTCGACCTCAAAGACATCTAGAACGGGAATGACACGGTGCATTGAGTCACCACTCCTTCCTTCGAGCTGGTTTCGTAGGTAGAACACAACCAGTTCGTCTTCCGTGGGATAGAAGCGAAACCCAGTTGTAAGGTCCTCCTCCATTTTTGTATGTGATAAAATAGACTTGCTACAAAAGGAAACCTCTGTATTGTAAATATGTTATGACAAATCTATCTGCTTCTTAAATATAGAACTCATAGACATTAAAGAAGGTGTTGAAGTAGTAGAGATTGGTTTCTCCGAGTGAAATGAGAAAAGTTCTACGCGTTTTAAGGTTTCTTTTATACTATATTTATTATTCCATTTTGTCGGATATTGTGAAAGACAAGGATGTTCTTGTGTGTGTGTGTATCCGATTACTTTCGTTGTAATGTGTGTTTACTGTTTAGTAAGCTTTTTACGAGCCACGTACGCCAATTGAACGAGTCAAGCCTCGTCTTGGTGTCAAATTTCCGTCTCTTTTCTTACACCAAAAAACAAAAATCGTCTCTTTTCCCTGACTTTTCTATATTTTCAATCCAGCTTGCCAATTTTATAATATAGTTATGTTTCTTTTAAGCAAATTCAAATTACTCGTACTTTATAGGTTTAATTCTGTTTCTAATTCCTAGTTTTATAGAAGACAATTTTCTTTGTCAAGATGTTCGTCATATGTAATCCCTTATATATTGAGAAACATTACATCATTGTTTTGTAGTCACGTGTCATTATGAAAATAAAATTCAGAATTCTTACAGAAATAGGTTGGTCCATCTTAACTTATATTATACTTTTTACTAAACTAACTATTAAATTGATAAATAATATACAGAAGAATATTCTCACACTTTACTTAAATAAAAGCTACAGAATTGTCTAATATGATTAACGTATATATGACAATTAATGATTATGAATAATAAATATTTGATAACAATTTTTGTATCTTAGCTTTTTTTTGTGTAATTTTATATTATTAAAAAATATTAAACAACTACATTAATCATATAATAAAAAATGTACGATGTTAAAAAATTCAATTTTGGGAGGTATATAGTAAAATTCCCATTGACAGCTAGTATTGTGAAATTAAAGTTTGTGTAACAATTTTTGTCATAGTTACAGATGGCACATTTTTTTCCTTTTTTCTTCGTCTGTGCAAATAGTCAAATACACGTTATTTATTTATATAAACATTAAGGCAATTTTGTTTGGATTTTTCTTACTTATGATCGATCTTGCCAAAATAGATTGAATCTTCTAATCTATATATAAGCAGGCCTTTTCCCGGGATAGTGAACTTACAAAAGGAAAACATTGATCAGCTTTGTGATACCCTAGTCAACTGATATTTTAAATACTCTCTCCGTTTCTAAATAGATGATGTTTTAGGGAGTTTTCGATGTTTCAAAATAGATGATATTTTCATATATCAATGCACTTTTCAACTTTATCAAAAACTGTGTAACCAATGATATTGTGTAGTATGTATGAGGCCTGAGACTTATTATCCGAGATCCGGATTCGATCCGAGATCCGCTCCGGATCCGCTCCGAAAATAGGATATCCGGGGTGCCCGGATCCGAATCCGGATAGTAAAATCTTGGATCCGTGCAAACCGAATCCGGATCCGGATATCGTAATTTTTAGGTCCGGATATCCGGATCCGGATCCGTATTTTTAAAATACATTAAATTTTTAAATTTTATTAATATTTATATTTGATATATTAATATTTATACATGAATTAATCTTATAATATTATATTTTAGTTTTACAATATTATAAACATATATAAATATATTTATAAATATTTAATTTATGTATTATATTAAAAAAATTAGTATTTTTTGTTAAAAAAATTAATATTTTTTGTTAGAAAATTAATATTTTTTGTTAAAAAATTATTTTTAATTATTTTGACGGATCCGGATCCGGATCCGGATATCCGCGGATAATAGAATATCCGGATATCCGCGGATAATAGAATATCGAGACGGATATCCGAAACCCGGATATCCGGAAACCACGAATCCGGATCCGGATATTAAATCCACGGATCCGAATCCGGATACTCTAAATTTTCCGGATATCCGGATCCGTCCCAGAGCTAGTATGTATTGTGATTGGTTGAATAACTTTTAATTTATATTTTAATAATACTTTTAAGATAAAAACAAGTTTTTTAATAGTCGTGCACAATGCTAAAATTTCATGTATTTTGAAACAGAAGGGAGTATAAAACACTAGTTAGATAACGATTCAGTGCTTAGAGATGGGAATTTGTGCCACTGTACGTAAATCAAGGACCAGTTCGGAGAATTGGGGATACTATGATGAGTTTCATGTCCATGACTAGTATAGAACAGTTTCATCTCCTAAACTTAATTGGGCAGATATATAAATTAGGGGTTACCTACCTAAGTCCTAACCCGTCATTAAGGGTTTGTAATCTAAAATTATATATATAAAACAGAGAGATGAACCAATACGGAAACTAAACACCATCATGGGTTGTTAGGTGAAACTTGAAAGTGTGTCCACATCAATAACTCGTTTTAAGTATGTTGCGATCTTAATTAATCTTAACCTATATACTTGAAAAATGGGCCACCCGAGACTCTTTCCTGAAGAAATGAGTGGCTTCGGTACTTTAAAACCTTTTGAGTTCGGTTCGATTCTGTTTAAGTTTTGAATTTTTTTAGGACTGCAAATTAAAATCTTATGCGGAATTAAAAATTTTAGTTTGGATTAGGTTCGAATTTTTGCGGGTTCAGTTTGTTCCTATACCCGTTTAAATTATGTAAACAA
The DNA window shown above is from Brassica oleracea var. oleracea cultivar TO1000 chromosome C3, BOL, whole genome shotgun sequence and carries:
- the LOC106333415 gene encoding NAC domain-containing protein 90-like; translation: MEEDLTTGFRFYPTEDELVVFYLRNQLEGRSGDSMHRVIPVLDVFEVEPSHLPDLAGERCRGDAEQWFFFVPRQEREARGGRPSRTTGSGYWKATGSPGPVFSKDNRMIGVKKTMVFYTGKAPTGGKTKWKMNEYKALDDRDNVSTIPKLRHEFSLCRVYITSGSSRAFDRRPVGVLQTGIMLTNDAAVAETSFIVGTSPEISMSGGEHVDLSVDTDMVDGLTEPIWEWEQLNWP